In one window of Rhodoligotrophos defluvii DNA:
- the fabG gene encoding 3-oxoacyl-[acyl-carrier-protein] reductase: MFDLNGKAALITGATGGIGASIARVLHRQGATVLLSGTREERLEAVRAELGDRCHIFACDLGNTAAVEALVPQAEAQLGQLDILVNNAGLTRDNLAIRMKDEDWDRVIDVNLTAAFRLSRAALKGMMRRRFGRIVSITSVVGSTGNAGQANYAASKAGIVGMTKALAQEVASRGITVNCVAPGFIETPMTDVLNERQREAILGSIPAGRMGKPEDVAAAVLYLASNEAGYVTGQTVHVNGGMAMI; the protein is encoded by the coding sequence CCATCGCCCGTGTCCTGCATCGACAGGGGGCGACGGTGCTGCTTTCGGGCACCCGGGAGGAGCGGCTTGAGGCAGTTCGGGCCGAACTCGGCGACCGCTGCCATATTTTCGCCTGCGACCTGGGCAATACCGCCGCGGTCGAGGCGCTGGTCCCTCAGGCTGAAGCGCAGCTCGGCCAGCTCGACATTCTTGTTAACAATGCCGGACTGACCCGCGACAATCTTGCGATCCGCATGAAAGATGAGGATTGGGACCGGGTGATCGATGTCAATCTCACGGCAGCGTTCAGGCTGTCGCGTGCCGCGCTGAAGGGGATGATGAGGCGGCGCTTCGGCAGGATCGTGTCGATCACCTCGGTGGTGGGAAGCACCGGCAATGCGGGGCAGGCGAATTACGCCGCGTCGAAGGCCGGTATCGTCGGCATGACCAAGGCCTTGGCGCAGGAGGTTGCAAGCCGCGGGATCACGGTGAACTGCGTCGCCCCCGGCTTCATCGAGACGCCGATGACGGATGTGCTCAACGAACGCCAGCGGGAGGCGATCCTCGGCAGCATCCCCGCGGGCCGCATGGGCAAGCCGGAGGACGTGGCTGCGGCCGTGCTCTATCTCGCGAGCAACGAGGCGGGATACGTCACGGGCCAGACGGTGCATGTAAACGGCGGAATGGCGATGATCTGA
- a CDS encoding acyl carrier protein, with amino-acid sequence MSDVAERVKKIVVEHLGVEPDKVTEDASFIDDLGADSLDTVELVMAFEEEFGIEIPDDAAETIQTVGDAVNFIKKNAA; translated from the coding sequence ATGAGTGATGTCGCTGAACGGGTTAAGAAGATCGTCGTGGAGCATCTGGGCGTCGAGCCGGACAAAGTGACCGAGGACGCCAGCTTTATCGACGATCTCGGTGCGGACAGCCTCGACACGGTCGAGCTGGTCATGGCCTTCGAAGAGGAATTCGGCATCGAGATTCCCGATGATGCGGCCGAGACGATCCAGACGGTCGGCGATGCAGTGAACTTCATCAAGAAGAACGCGGCCTGA